In Miscanthus floridulus cultivar M001 chromosome 5, ASM1932011v1, whole genome shotgun sequence, one genomic interval encodes:
- the LOC136455480 gene encoding putative lipid-transfer protein DIR1 has translation MAARKEVISIALAIALLVAAAEAGTCNVDAGAVMHHCKSACSSWWWGGGATPSQGCCNALRYADFGCVCRNYWGTLRSTPYAGCAMAIPSRCNIRGAPSSC, from the coding sequence ATGGCCGCAAGGAAGGAGGTGATCAGCATCGCACTGGCGATCGCGCTTCTGGTCGCGGCGGCCGAGGCTGGGACGTGCAACGTCGACGCTGGCGCGGTGATGCACCATTGCAAGTCCGCCTGCTCGAGCTGGTGGTGGGGTGGCGGGGCAACGCCAAGCCAGGGCTGCTGCAACGCCCTGAGATACGCCGACTTCGGTTGCGTCTGCCGCAACTACTGGGGTACGCTCAGGAGCACGCCCTACGCCGGCTGCGCCATGGCCATCCCTTCCAGGTGCAACATCCGGGGCGCGCCCAGCTCGTGCTAG
- the LOC136455481 gene encoding uncharacterized protein has product MKRWTELPRDRCVSASRRHQTWKGCLEIFHLLDHRSLASAPQVCRKWRALTSDDELWRKLFNDRWGADAAAFYAPEGSKSWKDIFVVQDRSHRSVPKFRCCQLAMASCYSCRATVQPLRHRQVLHLPYQGYQDHQGREGLLLPDLHLPGRDPGVLGLPPGQGHGRRLRQERAAVGRLLPWTSIGRYRTPNVLRRPEHVLPLCP; this is encoded by the exons ATGAAGCGCTGGACTGAACTGCCACGGGACCGATGTGTCAGTG CCTCGAGGAGACATCAGACGTGGAAGGGTTGCCTCGAGATCTTCCACCTCCTGGATCACCGGTCCCTCGCCTCTGCTCCCCAAG TTTGCAGGAAATGGAGGGCGTTGACCTCCGACGATGAACTGTGGCGCAAGCTGTTCAACGACAGGTGGGGAGCGGACGCCGCAGCGTTCTACGCGCCGGAGGGCTCCAAGTCTTGGAAGGACATCTTCGTCGTGCAGGACCGATCTCACCGATCTGTTCCCAAGTTCCGATGTTGCCAATTGGCAATGGCCTCATGCTATAGCTGTCGAGCAACAGTTCAGCCGCTCAGGCACAGGCAGGTCCTGCATCTCCCTTACCAGGGGTATCAGGATCATCAGGGAAGGGAAGGACTATTACTACCTGATCTACATCTACCAGGGCGAGATCCAGGGGTACTTGGGCTACCGCCAGGACAAGGACACGGACGTCGATTGCGGCAAGAACGCGCCGCGGTAGGACGCCTCCTGCCGTGGACGAGCATCGGCAGATATCGGACGCCAAATGTGTTAAGAAGGCCTGAACATGTGCTACCCTTGTGCCCCTGA